The genome window GTTCATGCCCGTGGGACTGGCAGCCCATGCAGGCTTGGACAGTTGGCACACAGGGGTGCTGGTTGTGCATTTACCAGGGTCAGCACGATATATGATGTTGGTTTGTGGCTGTGTTTGGTCATGTGGAAAGAGGCTGTTCCTTCCTTCTCCCTAGTGGGTTAAAAAGCTCCAAAtgacagattgtgtgtgtgtgactgctagGCAGTGCTGTAGACTTAAGAGTTTCTGTTGCACCGCGATTCAATTACGGTTATCCTTTGTGATTCGGTTTAACGGGGGGGAGTTGTAAGCAGTGAAAGGAAGGAGTTTATAAGGTAGaagatgtgtgagagagtgagagggacaggtcattagagagagagagtgagagcagtaGCTGATGGTTGCTGTCCATAGCAACTGCTTCTGTTTGTTCTCCATTAGCAAGGTAAGCACTGCACCTTCATTAAAAGGGTGCTAATGAGCTTGCGTGGCATTGCAGGGGCGCCACGCATGAAGGtaagaatagagagagagagatagcgagagagagagatagatgggggggggggggggtgatatagTGGGGTTAGTGGATGGGGTTTGGGCGTTGTGGTGGTTTGCCACCTGCAGTGAATACCAACCTGTCAGGCTTTTTGACACTCAGAACCATGTGGTATGGAAAGGGCGAGAGGACATTTGACTGCCGCCCAAAGGACGACATTGCTGGTGTGTGCTGGGTATTGCGGTTTAGAAGGGAGAAGCTACACGCACATCTCTCATTCTCTAGATGCCCGCCGATCGTATCATTGCTCAGTTAAATGGTGGGTTGTCAAGATTGAGGAAGGCTGTGGAGGTGGTGATTTAGTGGGGACGTAACCTCTCGCTAATGGTAGGGTGGAGTAATTCCTCTCTTAACTAGGAGGGTtggtctcccctccctccaaggGAACCTGCTGGTTCCCAGCTTCTGCCAGCATTGAAATTGAACCCTCTTATTGTAGAACTATATAACTGTTCTTCTTACAGCTACAACCATCATTTCCCCTTAATAGTTATTTGCAAAGCACCAGTTATTATTATGCATCTGCGACGATTTTAAATGTCGCTGCAACTTGTTTGCAACAGCACAGATTTCAGCGAGTCAGATGCATGCTGTCTCATGAATTATGCATATCTGGGAATGTCATGTGGTAGATTAGAGTGCAGGGAAACATGCAGGGACACTGTTAGAAGGCAGCGGCATGTCTGCGTTTAGGCGGGGGAAGGATGCGCCGTTGTCGTGTTTTTGCACTCGTGCCGTGGAGCCCGTCTATGTCCTGCAATTCCTGTCTGCCCTGCAAGGGTCTGAGAACACGGAACAGTCTGATCAGTCATTACCGACACATCGCTCCTCCGAGGGGAGAAGGAgtcgggggaaggagaggggagatgggtggaggaggggcaagaagaagaggaaaggaggggaggagaggaaagggggcaggggaaaaagaggaaggggaggaagggtggaggagagaagaggagaggaaaggaggctgtgggaggggggaaaaaaaggggTGAACAAGAGGGGAGCGAACGTGAAAGGAGGAGGCGAGAGGAgacggagaggaggggaaaaaagggagcgggaggaggggaggggaagagagggagaggagagggcagaggtgaggaggagagcgagacgAGAGAAACTGCCCCCTCGCTCTTTCCCCGAGTGTCTTCTCTCCGTCTGTCCTTTAAAATACTGTAGTACTCCAGCCCTGAAGTACATCATCAGCATGATTCACCAGCCTTCTAGAGATTacatctcttccccccccccaagtctctctcccctcttccctcctctctctttctctctctctccctcgacccgtctctctctctcttaactcCTCCTGTCAGATAGACTACGAAGTCCTTGTTCTGTTGTTGGATCCGGGGAAATGTTGCAGTGCAGATAGATTGTGTGATTCATTCAGTCAGTGAAATCCATACAGACAGCAAGCCACCACCAGGCTGGCGTGGGCAGAGTTAGGCTTCCCTCCCAAGGCCGTAAGGGTGAACTGCAGGCAGAAAGAGTCCTCGTCTACACAACTTGGGATTCTAAAGGCTGAACAACTTTGCTGGACAAAAACATCGAATAAAATGCATCCGATTGGCAAATGTGCTCAATTTCAAGCCCGATTCATCAATTTGACATCTGCGAGAGGAAGAGTGACAGACTGCTGGTGGACTCCCAAGTCAGATTGCAAGCTgacccagatgtgtgtgtgtgtgttgtgttccttgCAGCCCTGCTGTCGTCGTGGTGTGAGGAGCTGGGTCGTCTTCTTCTGCTGCGTCACCAGAAGAACAGACAGAACGAACCGCAGGGCAAAGTCCCCATGCAGCCCAGCATGAACAGCATGAAACCAGGcctcacacacaggtcagtgtgtgtttactggtagctgtgtgtgtgtgtgtgtatggttgtagCTGGGAGCTTGCATGTGCGTGTAgttgtatctgtatgtgtatttGCAGCCATGTGTcttgtgtataggtgtgtgtgtgtgtgtttacctcacACTCCTCGACTGCGAGACAAATTTGCTCCAACAGAGGTTGCTCCACTGGGAAGTAgaaacccaacacacacacacagtctggacTGAGAAGCAGTACACATACAGGGGAGTGGGAGGCAGTGAATTCATGTTCTGTAAAACATTTCATGCTCTCTGTGACCCCAAACCAGTGCAAACCAGTCTGCTGGAAGTACCCTCCGCACCGAGCTTCTTGGGATAAGTTGTTCCTCCAAAATGGACATGCAGTGCTACAGATCACATTGTGTCCTTTCACACATTCCCATCTAGCAGCATACCTCAGGGCGAAAACATGTTTCGGTCCAAAATCAGCAGTTACTTCTCACGTCCGAGCGCTCGCGAGGAGCTCGCACAGTGACTCCCGCTGCAACCCACAGATTTGTTTTTGAAATGTAGCGCTTGAGTGACTTTCAAAATTCCACCAACCTGGTCTGAGTCAAAGGTCCCTCTCTAACTCCCAAAATGTTATCTAATTTCACAGTTTAGCTTCGATATTTTGTTCAGACTTATTTTCACTTTTTTGCTCTTTCCATTTCACAGTTGTTCATGGTTACTCTGGCTTCTAATGTGTTTTGCAAAGCAAATGCCAAGCATGTCAAATACCCCAACTATTTGGCGAAAGGCatagaaaaataaatgtatttcccAGTTCTGGGGCGGATTTCTCATTCCACTCCCCGTGCCAATTGAAACTCTGAGGTCTTTAGGGCTCAGGGGTCATGctcttgttgtgtgtgtatctgctccACAGCGATGGCTCCTTTCCCTACGACTCGGTTCCCTGGCAACAGAACACCAACCAGCCCCCTGGGTCGTTGTCCGTGGTTACGACAGTGTGGGGTGTGACTAACACGTCACAGAGTCAGGTGAGACCCCAACAACACACGGTCTggtttaaaccccccccccccccccctatccagTGGCTGTTAGTTCAGAAGTCTCCGTTTACAGAACTCGACCAGAACCGCTCTCCTCattgctgtgtgcgtgtgtgcgattGGATGTGCAGGTACTAGGCAACCATATGGCAAACAGCAACAACCCAATGAACCCTGGAGCGAACCCCATGGGCTCGGGGATGTCGGGTGGCGGAGGGGGGCTCAGCTCCCCCCAGTTCAgcgggcagcagcagcagttccCCCCCAAGGGGGGCTCCAGTCAGGCCTACATGCAGCAGGGCATGTACGGCAGACCTGGCtaccctggaggagggggctacAGCGGCAGGTGAGggactctcactctctctctctctgtctctctctctgtctctttctctctctctctgtctctctctctctgtctccctctacacacacacactcacccaaagAACGTGTCAAATAGTGGAGGTTTTGACCTAACAGtcgttgtgtatgtgtggtctGTAGTTACTCTGGGGGTCCCAACGCCCCTCCGGGAGGGATGGGTATGCCCCCCCACAGCCGCACCCCCGCTGACTTCACCCAACCAGCAGCGGCAGCCGCCGCTGCCGCCGTTGCCGCCGCCGCTGCCACGGCAACGGCCACAGCAACCGCCACCGTGGCAGCCATGCAAGAGACCCAGAACAAAGACATGAACCAATATGGACAGGTAGGGATATACAGTACGGTCATGCATGGTAGACCTCTTTAACACTCTGTAGCGAAAGAAGATTTTCCACCTATGTGGACAATAAAGTTGTCTTTTCTAACTGTCTTTCCATCTCCTTTCCATCGGTAGATGTGTTCGTCGTTCCAGATGGGGCCAGCCCAGGCCTACAACAGCCAGTTTATGAACCAGCCGGGACCAAGAGGCCCCCCTGGGGGAATGAACCCAGGCAGCATGGGCTCGCCCATGAACAACCCCAACATGAGTGGGCCTCCCATGGGCATTAACCAAACTCGAGCCCCAGGCATGGGGCCTTTCGGCAGCCACGGGCAAAGGATGCCCCAGCAAGGCTATCCCAGCGGGCCCAGACAGGGCATGCCTATGCAAGGCATGAAGAGGCCCTACCCTGGAGAGGTGAGTGGGTAGACTGGGATTATCCTACGAGGGTTCACCTATAGTcaaggaggatgaagatgataaAGGTACCATAAAGTGATCAGTTGTCCACATCACCAACGTCTTCTTACACTTGCTTCTGTCGCACAGCCAAACTATGGGGGTCAGCAGTACGGGCCCAACGGTCAGTTCCCTCCGCAGCAAGGGCCCTAcccctcctccaacccccccagACCGATGTCCTCACCAAACTACCCCGGGCAGAGGATGCCAGGGCAGCAGGTCCAAGGGCAGTACGGTCCTGGCATGACCATGGGTCAATACTATAAGGTAACTCCCTTACCATTCTAATACCAAACACTGTAACCATATTAAAAGACTGCATTTGGAACTTCAATTAGCAGTTTTCTCATACCATGTGAAGTGTCAGATTCTGGATGAATATTAGGCTCAACCTCGTGTCATTGTACTGTACAGCAGGAGCAGTTTAATGGCCAGAACACCAACTTCTCTGGTGCTGGATACTCCTATAGCCAAGGCAATGGGGTAGGTGGTCTCTGTCTTACGTGAGCTCTATTGATTGAATTGTTTCATTCATAAATCAAAGGGCTATGGGCTGCTTGTTGTAAGTTACGCTTATCTCAGTTGCAAAAACGTTGACCTCGAGCAACGTAAGTTGTACTGTCCACTCATTACTTCATTTAAAGTATTCTCAAActataaagattttttttttttaccatagtCCACTGTATCTCTGTGCAGTGGATTCCAGAACAAGAAGTCTATCGTTTATTCCCATTAATCTACTGCAGTTTATTTTCATTGTAACTTGGCCTGTTAACTATTTTCTTTAATGGGGAATAGCGACAAGGTGGTTCGAAAGAGTACGTAGGTGTAGTACCTAGAaaccttttattattattataatttttcccCCCAAAAGCTGAACCACTTGTCCAGAGGGATTTCAATTCAGTGACCTGAACAATCATGTGGAGAAAGGCGCTTGGGGTTCTAAAAACCTAAAAATAACAGAGAAAATGTGGCCACACTCATCCGTGTCATCCATTCAAATAAATCATGTCAATATTGTTGTCCTTgtgcttccctccctctctgcagccCCCCAGGCCTGGGACCTACCCCCACTCTCCCGTCCCGGGGAACCCTACACCACCCATGACCCCAGGAAGTGGCATCCCTCCCTACCTGTCCCCCAACCAGGACGTCAAACCCCCGTTCCCTCCAGACATGAAACCAAATATGGCTgcactccctcttcctccacctagTGAGTACTCTATTtgtgaccgggggggggggaatccgAAGGGTTGAAAAAAAACAACGAGCTGATTGCCCCCGACGCTGTTTCCTGTGCTGTGGACCGTTTCGGGGGTAAACAGTCAAACCCCTCTCGCCCCCGCCCCACAGATGTGAAAAGGAAAGTTGAcgtcctctcttgctctccgcTCCCAGCCAACCCGAACGAGGAGCTGCGACTGACTTTCCCGGTCCGCGACGGCGTTGTGTTGGAGCCCTTTCGTCTGGAGCACAACCTGGCCGTCAGCAACCACGTCTTCCACCTGCGTCCGTCCGTTCACCAGACTCTCATGTGGAGGTGAGACGCgtacacacgcgcgcgcgcgcacccGACACGCGCTTCTTCGTGGAATGAGTCTGGTGTAAAAAGAAGTGTTGTAACTTTCTGAAAGAAGCCTCACGTCTTTACTTGAAATGACTGGGTCGGAAAGAGGGACATGGGCCTGAATGTGTTGATCTTTGACCTACAGGTCAGACTTGGAACTACAGTTCAAGTGTTACCACCATGAGGACAGGCAGATGAACACTAACTGGCCAGCCTCCGTccaggtcagcacacacacacacacatacacacattatcGGCAAATATTCATTGGCACACAAATAACTTATTTTCTGTTCTTAGGTCAGCGTCAATGCCACACCCCTAACCATCGAGAGAGGAGACAACAAGACTTCCCATAAACCCTTGCACCTGAAGCATGTCTGTCAACCTGGTAGAAACACCATCCAGATCACCGTCACTGCCTGCTGCTGTGtgagtattcacacacacacacacacatgcacgcacacacagacttcaCACACAGAATGAACCTCAGTGAATACAAAGCAGCGGACTATGATCGGTActaatcctgtgtgtgtgtgcgtgtgtgtgcgcgcacgcaGTCCCACCTGTTCGTGCTGCAACTGGTCCACAGGCCGTCCGTCCGGTCGGTCCTCCAGGGCCTGCTGAAGAAGAGGCTCCTGCCTGCGGAGCACTGCATCACCAAGAGTAGGTCGTCCCCATCCCCCTCATCCATCCCTCAACCACTCCCTCCCCATATCCCGTTCCTCCTAaccccaactctctctctctctctccctctctttttctctctctctccctctccctctctctctccccagtcaaGAGGAACTTCAGCAGTGTCGTGGCCTCGTCGGGGAACACCACTCTGAACGGGGAGGATGGCGTGGAGCAGACTGCCATCAAAGTCTCGCTCAAGTGTCCAATCACCTTCAGACGCATCCAGTTGCCGGCCAGAGGCCACGACTGTAAACACGTCCAGGTACTGTACAGCAGCTCGACTTCCAAAACACCTCAGATTAAGAAGGAGAgtcatttattttaaatacTCTCATCGCCAAATGTCCCAGTTGTCAGTTAAAATGCCTTTGACGTAAACCAGTTTGGGTTCACATGTATCAAGTGCCATTGGACTCTGAGGTGGAATCGTTTGAATCTGTTACGTGGCAATTTCGACACACAATCAAAATATGTTAATCTTGCGagttatttatattattattatatatatattatgttattatattttcgtattattattatacttaagGCTGTGTCAGCACTCACCCCTGGTGGATGCTAGTCCTCTGTCTAACATGTTATGTTCTGTTATGCTCTGTTATGTTCTACAGTGCTTCGACCTGGAGTCCTACCTGCAGCTTAACTGTGAGAGGGGGACCTGGAGGTGTCCTGTATGCAAGTAAGACCAAAACATGTTTGAATCCgattctcttcttcttctgttttttTACTGTTCCAGTGGGTAAAATGTTCTCTTCTTTCCCGTCTGTCCTGCAGTAAAACGGCGTTGTtagaggggctggaggtggaccAGTACATGTGGGGCATCCTCAACGCAATCCAGAAGTACGTTTCTATGCTAAACCCTCAGTAAGCCGCAAGTACTCGCGATTCCTACGACTTGCTGCTCCGCCGAGTCCAAAACGGCTCTGAACCCACttccttcctgttcctctcccagCTCAGAGTTCGAGGAAGTCACCATCGACCCCACGTGTAGTTGGCGTCCTGTCCCCATCAAGTCGGACGTCCACATCAAAGAGGACCCCGACGGACCGCTGGCCAAGCGCTTCAAGACCATGAGCCCCAGTCAGATGACCATGCCCAACGTCATGGAGATGATAGCCCAACTGggccctggccccgccccctacccaccacaccctgctcagCTCGCCGGGGGCAACGGGGGGGAGTACCCAGGTCCAGGTAGGGGCAACCTAGCAGGATTCTGGGCTGTATGGGGGTGTCAAATACCCTGAACGCTTTCAAAGAGGTCCCTTTGGTTCATGTGTAGTTCATTTGTAGCTCACAATTATGGTTCCCACTCGCTGGTCACAGGCAGCGGTGTGGGTTTGAAAAGGATGTGACGTGCCTCGTCAAGATTTGTTCTTGTGTGGCGGTACAGCCACAGGTTGTAGTCACTGTTAGGTCACCGTTTCTTTCCCCACCTGAACCCACGTCTGTTATGGTGCTTCCAGGCAACAGTTACCATGGCCACGGGAATTTTGACTTCCCCCACTGCAACCCCtcaggtggggctgggggtggaggaggcggaggccCCCCCATGAATGACTTCATGCATGGCCCCCCCCAGCTGTCCCACCCTCCAGACGGCCCCGGGGGCCTCATGTCCCAGGACAAAACCCTGAACCACGGCATGCCTGACTCGGTAAGTTCCGCCCAACTGCTTTCCCgggaccacacacacgcacagtcctGGGTCCGTGTTTTTGTGGAGAGGGCTTGCCCTCTCCACTGAGCAAGACATGTGCATGTTAAGGACACCATGTGCTGTCGATCGGGTCCTATAATACAGTACACATTGAGCAGAATTGTTTGAACTGGTGTCACTGTGAGTCAGCACGTTCCTGCAGTCATCATGGCTGTAACATTGTACATGTCTGCTCACAGCTTTCCATTTAGCTGGCTTTCAGCACATCTGACCTCTttgatcatctctctctctctctctctctctctctctctctctctctccatccctttctctccgcCCACTCCCTCCCACCCAACCAGATGTGTCATCCCGATCAGTCTCATAGTTCCATGCAGCAGAGCTTGCACGCCCCCTCCCACCCCGGCAACCAATCAGCGCAGTCCTTACATCACAGCGGCCAGTCAGGCCATTCGCTTCATCACAGCGGCCACTCATCGCAGCCCTCTCGCCAGGCCCCGCCTCAACAGCAGCCCAACCAGAACAGCCACCCTCACGGCGATCTGAACTTTAACCCCTCTTCAGGGGTGGACGGGCAGATGGGTGGGCAGGGACCGCAAGACATGCCCGAGCCCTCGCTGGATGTAAGTCTGCACGGTGACACCCTGCTTTTAGGGTGCTTGTATTTGCTAGCTTAGGCATCGTCGACCACAGGCGCTGTCATTTCCCCCGCTTCCTGCTCCAACATATATTCCGAATAGTACTCAGAAAACTGTTCATCCGGTCGTGTTTTGGGTTATTGTGTGGGGTTTGTGTCCTAGTGTACGTGCATTGACGCTAACAggctgttcctccctccctctacctccacaGCTGCTCCCCGAGCTGGCCAACCCAGACGAGCTCCTGTCGTACCTGGACCCTCCCGACCTGCCCACCAACAGCAACGacgacctcctctccctgtttgaGAACAATTaagccttcccccccccctccatgagcCTGCGCTGTGTGTTGGACTGTCTTGGCTGAAGACATTCTAGAGACTTCTGACAAgcggtacacgcacacacacagacacacgataTCTGTCGAGAGACAACGAGTGGCATAGGAATGAGGGTGGCCGTCAGTTGACGTGGGCGCCACCCCGGAACCTCATGGTGAGGGTAGCAACAGACTcctgtcgttccctccctcctcatgtaCAGATTCTCGGCCTCAGATCCAAAGCTTCTGATTCTCAACACACCATCGACGGCCATGTTGGCTGGCACTAACGTGACGTGACACCGGTGACTGTTCCAATTTGAAACTGTGCAGCTATATTCAGCTCATGCGTGTCACACAATGAACCCTGTGTGGGTTGTACATAGCATTTTTACGTTGATCTTTTGCTTTTCTTACGTTGGAGGACAAGAAGGACGTGTAACTGTGTTGTTTCGCTTCCTTGCTCTTGTTTTGCTCCCTCTTTAAAGTGGGTTCTTCCAACAAATGAGACCATGGACTTTGATCCCCCACCTCACACTGTGTTTCCAGAAGGATAGAGGTCTCCACCCAGCCTgttccagccctccaccccctgACCTGAAGCACAACACAGAGCCTCAACacatccccagccctgccctcagCCCTGCTCTCAGCCCTGCCCTTAGCCCTGCCCTCAGCCCTGCCCTCAGTCTCCTGAGGAGCCAGCCCcttgccccctctcctctggacaCTCCCAACGGTACAAATGGTACAAACTCTGTTagcagctgtgtgtgactgtgtgagagtgtgtgagagtgacagagagtgacagagagtgacagagagtgacagagagtgacagagagtgacagagagagtgacagagagagagacagagagagagacagagagagagacagagagagagacagagagagagacagagagacagagagagagacagagagagacagagagagacagagagagagagagagctgagatgGAAGGAGTTGAAAACAAGTGTATTTGGGAATGGGAGAGCAACAGGGAAATATGACAACATCCGTCCTCATCTGTTTTTGTTAACAGGACACTGTTCTGTTCGTTCTCTTTTCATTTTTCTTGCTGACCTGGTTGGCTCCTGTAACATGTCAACATTTGGCTCCTTCAAATCCTCaaaccattttcaaaagtgCACGTGTGCCAATGTGGCTTCTATTCCCATGATCTCGCAAGTCTAGGCTAAACTGTCTTGAGCAGATATGATTtggtttaacttttttttttaccactatatttatgttttatatAATTGAGAATGGCCAAATTATGACCCACTTGACGTTCATTACCAAAGTTGTCCCTGGGGCGTTGGCCTAAACATCTTGTTTGTGTCAGAAACTATGTTATGCTATAAGCATGAGTTATAAGCCAAGCAGATATAAAATCATTCTGTAAATTCTAAACAAGTGTGTAATTGTACTAAATGATCTCTCTTGTTACTATTGTTGTTATCTCTCTTGTTACTGTAAGAACTACATCTGGTCATGTTTTTGAATGGAAGAGCGTCATGCATGATGATGTTATGGAGAGCCGTTGTACATAACCCTTGTGAATAGTTTCAAGTGGCTGTGTCATTAGTTGAATTATCAAGTATACGATGGCGTATGTCTTTATccgtgtcaacacacacacacacacacacaaacacagggaaaACAGCCCTCTTATTGTATTTTTCTCTCATTGTCAGTCAAGACAATAATTCCTTCACAGGGCTTGGCATTTGGCACCAGGATGTTGtagattttttcttcttttttttttttgaacaaTGACAAGAAATACTGTATGGGCTAATCTgatttaaatacaaatatataatttttttacaattgtttttttttatatatactaAAAATCCCTCCAATTTAGCtgatatactgtacagtactgctGTACAGTATATCAGAATATTGCATGAATTAGGATCTCTACCATTTTTTGGCTAAGATATCTGACGAAGCTGGGAAAAGGACATCTGTATTGTGATATCAGTGGCCTGTTATGAACTTTTATGAACGTCCTATTTAAATGTCACCTTTTAAAGTATTGTCTTCAGGTTTCAGTTATTTTAGTTTACCTACCTTACAATGATTTTATAACAAGGATCACAATTTCGTTTACATGATGACGATGCCGTACaagaaattatatatatatgagttaCATTTTTAAATCCCCATCAAGAACTGATATTGTTAGATATAATCAGCCGAGTACGCTCCTCCACTATTGAGCTGTTGAGTtaactgtttgtttgtttgttgaagaCGATGCACTGCCACAGTGAGGTATTTTCCTTCCCTGCTCTGAATACAATGTTGTTAGATACAGTACGCTTCAAGATCTGTCTATACTCTATCTGGGCTTCAAATCCAGATCCGAAAATGCAAGGAAATTCAATTTTTATGAAAACGACAGTTCCAGCTGTgagtctctctgtccccctctgttCTGTTATTGAAGAAAAAGacgggggtggggtgtgtaagGGACGCATGTACATATGTAAATTACAAATAGAGACACGTTAAcagaaatgtattcattttctCCGGGGGGAATGTGAATTGTGTATTTAGAATTTGTAAAGCTTGCATCCTCCTGTCAAATAGAGACTTTAAAATGGGAAAATGAGTCCACGTTAGATGGCGTCTGTGCAGACCTCTCCAACCACGCCTGTTCATTACTGTAAGATACTGTACTTTACTGACCCCCACATGgggttggaagaaaaaaaagacaattttgttttcctttgtgtAATACTAAACTTCTGTGTATTTCCTGTGTACTTTATAAAGGTGCtacaacaaaataaattatataAAAACCCTTTTAAGGGTATAATTGGGTCTTTGGGGGACGTGGAATCTTGAGTGGTTCCTTAAGGTTGTTTCCAAATTTACAGTTTGTATAATGTTGGCAAATTTACAGTTTTTATGCAATTaggcaaatatattatataaAGGTACAATCTGAAGTGATTGGCACAACAGGTGGCAGttgtctttttgtttttgtacattCTATGTGCAATCATTTCATATTCTAAACTGgtaagaaaaaaacattgtgaTTTTTAGTCTTGCAAATCTGTATGTAGTTAGATGACGTGACATCCTAATATTTATCTAATAAATATGTATTCAGATGAAACCCTTTTTGGTATTCTTTCTTCAAATAGAATCTTCTATTAGGGTATGTGAACAAAACATGCACAGTAGGGTAAATTTAGATTCCATATTTACTAACCACGTATTACCACAAGATGTCATCATTTCAAGATTCTAAGGACAGTTTCCTCCACTATTTTGGATCCACCATGGGGCCGTATGGTGGTCGACTACTCGTCGTCTGACGCCAAATGTAAATACAACAACCCCATGTCTGCCTGGCCTAGCTGCAAATCTTGACGTTTCTGCAACCATGTTGCAAATGAGAAATCGGATAAAATACTGCTCCTTGGCTTTAGCCGCGGCCAGGCTGTTCTCGTCTGGACCAGTCAAGAACCCAGTTGTATTCATGGACATAGCAGCTGACAATGTACCAATGGGAAGAATCATCATAGAGgtagctagcgagctagctagctgggAAGCTAACGTTATCTAGCCAAGTAGCCTACCACACAGGCTAGCATAATACTGACAGTCTTGCATGAAGCTAGTTATCTTTTATCGGTACGTGTAGGACTACTGGTATTTGGCTTGTGTACTTCAGCAGTGTCTGTTTAGATGTGTGTACAGTTCAGTGTAATTGCATGGTCTCATGCCACATGAGCTCTACAGAGAGAGTAGGCTATGCTTTCTAAATGTTACTTTGCAATGATTCATGATAGACTAACAAATCCGCCCGTGACTTGCAAGGCTATTGTAGAAAAGCTGCAGTTCAGTTTCACCAGTAATAAGATAGTAGCTCTTAGAAAAGTCCAAATACGTGTTGCCAATAATCAACTCGTGTTATTTTGGTGATATTTTGCAGTTGATTGCAGATGTCGTTCCAAAAACGGCAGGTAAGATTTGCTTATTT of Hypomesus transpacificus isolate Combined female chromosome 11, fHypTra1, whole genome shotgun sequence contains these proteins:
- the zmiz1a gene encoding zinc finger MIZ domain-containing protein 1a isoform X3 translates to MNTLPSMDRHIQQTNDRLLCIKQHLQNPANFHTAATELLDWCGDPRAFQRPFEQSLMGCLTVVSRVAAQQGYDLDLGYRLLAVCAANRDKFTPKSAALLSSWCEELGRLLLLRHQKNRQNEPQGKVPMQPSMNSMKPGLTHSDGSFPYDSVPWQQNTNQPPGSLSVVTTVWGVTNTSQSQVLGNHMANSNNPMNPGANPMGSGMSGGGGGLSSPQFSGQQQQFPPKGGSSQAYMQQGMYGRPGYPGGGGYSGSYSGGPNAPPGGMGMPPHSRTPADFTQPAAAAAAAAVAAAAATATATATATVAAMQETQNKDMNQYGQMCSSFQMGPAQAYNSQFMNQPGPRGPPGGMNPGSMGSPMNNPNMSGPPMGINQTRAPGMGPFGSHGQRMPQQGYPSGPRQGMPMQGMKRPYPGEPNYGGQQYGPNGQFPPQQGPYPSSNPPRPMSSPNYPGQRMPGQQVQGQYGPGMTMGQYYKQEQFNGQNTNFSGAGYSYSQGNGPPRPGTYPHSPVPGNPTPPMTPGSGIPPYLSPNQDVKPPFPPDMKPNMAALPLPPPTNPNEELRLTFPVRDGVVLEPFRLEHNLAVSNHVFHLRPSVHQTLMWRSDLELQFKCYHHEDRQMNTNWPASVQVSVNATPLTIERGDNKTSHKPLHLKHVCQPGRNTIQITVTACCCSHLFVLQLVHRPSVRSVLQGLLKKRLLPAEHCITKIKRNFSSVVASSGNTTLNGEDGVEQTAIKVSLKCPITFRRIQLPARGHDCKHVQCFDLESYLQLNCERGTWRCPVCNKTALLEGLEVDQYMWGILNAIQKYVSMLNPHSEFEEVTIDPTCSWRPVPIKSDVHIKEDPDGPLAKRFKTMSPSQMTMPNVMEMIAQLGPGPAPYPPHPAQLAGGNGGEYPGPGNSYHGHGNFDFPHCNPSGGAGGGGGGGPPMNDFMHGPPQLSHPPDGPGGLMSQDKTLNHGMPDSMCHPDQSHSSMQQSLHAPSHPGNQSAQSLHHSGQSGHSLHHSGHSSQPSRQAPPQQQPNQNSHPHGDLNFNPSSGVDGQMGGQGPQDMPEPSLDLLPELANPDELLSYLDPPDLPTNSNDDLLSLFENN
- the zmiz1a gene encoding zinc finger MIZ domain-containing protein 1a isoform X4; its protein translation is MNTLPSMDRHIQQTNDRLLCIKQHLQNPANFHTAATELLDWCGDPRAFQRPFEQSLMGCLTVVSRVAAQQGYDLDLGYRLLAVCAANRDKFTPKSAALLSSWCEELGRLLLLRHQKNRQNEPQGKVPMQPSMNSMKPGLTHSDGSFPYDSVPWQQNTNQPPGSLSVVTTVWGVTNTSQSQVLGNHMANSNNPMNPGANPMGSGMSGGGGGLSSPQFSGQQQQFPPKGGSSQAYMQQGMYGRPGYPGGGGYSGSYSGGPNAPPGGMGMPPHSRTPADFTQPAAAAAAAAVAAAAATATATATATVAAMQETQNKDMNQYGQMCSSFQMGPAQAYNSQFMNQPGPRGPPGGMNPGSMGSPMNNPNMSGPPMGINQTRAPGMGPFGSHGQRMPQQGYPSGPRQGMPMQGMKRPYPGEPNYGGQQYGPNGQFPPQQGPYPSSNPPRPMSSPNYPGQRMPGQQVQGQYGPGMTMGQYYKQEQFNGQNTNFSGAGYSYSQGNGPPRPGTYPHSPVPGNPTPPMTPGSGIPPYLSPNQDVKPPFPPDMKPNMAALPLPPPTNPNEELRLTFPVRDGVVLEPFRLEHNLAVSNHVFHLRPSVHQTLMWRSDLELQFKCYHHEDRQMNTNWPASVQVSVNATPLTIERGDNKTSHKPLHLKHVCQPGRNTIQITVTACCCSHLFVLQLVHRPSVRSVLQGLLKKRLLPAEHCITKIKRNFSSVVASSGNTTLNGEDGVEQTAIKVSLKCPITFRRIQLPARGHDCKHVQCFDLESYLQLNCERGTWRCPVCNKTALLEGLEVDQYMWGILNAIQNSEFEEVTIDPTCSWRPVPIKSDVHIKEDPDGPLAKRFKTMSPSQMTMPNVMEMIAQLGPGPAPYPPHPAQLAGGNGGEYPGPGNSYHGHGNFDFPHCNPSGGAGGGGGGGPPMNDFMHGPPQLSHPPDGPGGLMSQDKTLNHGMPDSMCHPDQSHSSMQQSLHAPSHPGNQSAQSLHHSGQSGHSLHHSGHSSQPSRQAPPQQQPNQNSHPHGDLNFNPSSGVDGQMGGQGPQDMPEPSLDLLPELANPDELLSYLDPPDLPTNSNDDLLSLFENN